Proteins encoded within one genomic window of Lagenorhynchus albirostris chromosome 9, mLagAlb1.1, whole genome shotgun sequence:
- the MRPL21 gene encoding large ribosomal subunit protein bL21m isoform X3 produces MQPQCPESVGARRGYVPKTSLSSPPWPEVVGPDPVAEARHHAEVVEKVNELIAQGRYGRLFAVVHFAGHQWKVTSEDLILIENKLDVACGERIRLEKVLLVGADDFTLLGRPLLGKDLVQVEATVIEKTESWPKINMRFKKRKNYKRKRIIVSPQTVLRINTIRIAPRLC; encoded by the exons ATGCAGCCGCAGTGTCCTGAGAGCGTCGGGGCCCGGAGAGG atacGTTCCTAAAACGTCACTGAGTTCACCGCCTTGGCCAGAAGTCGTTGGGCCAGACCCCGTCGCGGAGGCCAGACACCATGCAG AGGTCGTGGAGAAGGTGAACGAGCTGATCGCCCAGGGCCGGTACGGCAGGCTCTTCGCAGTGGTGCACTTCGCCGGCCACCAGTGGAAGGTGACCTCTGAAGACCTGATCTTAATTGAAAACAAGTTAGACGTTGCGTGTGGAGAGAGGATCCGGCTGGAGAAG GTCCTGCTGGTTGGGGCCGACGACTTCACGCTGCTCGGCAGACCCCTCCTCGG AAAGGATCTTGTTCAAGTAGAAGCCACAGTCATTGAAAAGACAGAATCGTGGCCAAAAATCAACATGAgattcaagaaaaggaaaaactacaaaaggaaaagaa TTATCGTGAGCCCTCAGACCGTCCTCCGGATAAACACCATCAGGATTGCTCCACGTCTGTGCTGA
- the MRPL21 gene encoding large ribosomal subunit protein bL21m isoform X4, protein MKPEVVEKVNELIAQGRYGRLFAVVHFAGHQWKVTSEDLILIENKLDVACGERIRLEKVLLVGADDFTLLGRPLLGKDLVQVEATVIEKTESWPKINMRFKKRKNYKRKRIIVSPQTVLRINTIRIAPRLC, encoded by the exons ATGAAACCAG AGGTCGTGGAGAAGGTGAACGAGCTGATCGCCCAGGGCCGGTACGGCAGGCTCTTCGCAGTGGTGCACTTCGCCGGCCACCAGTGGAAGGTGACCTCTGAAGACCTGATCTTAATTGAAAACAAGTTAGACGTTGCGTGTGGAGAGAGGATCCGGCTGGAGAAG GTCCTGCTGGTTGGGGCCGACGACTTCACGCTGCTCGGCAGACCCCTCCTCGG AAAGGATCTTGTTCAAGTAGAAGCCACAGTCATTGAAAAGACAGAATCGTGGCCAAAAATCAACATGAgattcaagaaaaggaaaaactacaaaaggaaaagaa TTATCGTGAGCCCTCAGACCGTCCTCCGGATAAACACCATCAGGATTGCTCCACGTCTGTGCTGA
- the MRPL21 gene encoding large ribosomal subunit protein bL21m isoform X1 → MAAAVAASALPVTFGRLVSACSRSVLRASGPGEASLWSASRRFSSQSASFPQGYVPKTSLSSPPWPEVVGPDPVAEARHHAEVVEKVNELIAQGRYGRLFAVVHFAGHQWKVTSEDLILIENKLDVACGERIRLEKVLLVGADDFTLLGRPLLGKDLVQVEATVIEKTESWPKINMRFKKRKNYKRKRIIVSPQTVLRINTIRIAPRLC, encoded by the exons ATGGCGGCGGCTGTGGCGGCCTCGGCCCTGCCGGTCACTTTCGGACGGCTGGTGTCTGCATGCAGCCGCAGTGTCCTGAGAGCGTCGGGGCCCGGAGAGG CTTCCCTGTGGTCTGCTTCTCGAAGGTTCAGTTCGCAGAGCGCTTCATTTCCACAAGG atacGTTCCTAAAACGTCACTGAGTTCACCGCCTTGGCCAGAAGTCGTTGGGCCAGACCCCGTCGCGGAGGCCAGACACCATGCAG AGGTCGTGGAGAAGGTGAACGAGCTGATCGCCCAGGGCCGGTACGGCAGGCTCTTCGCAGTGGTGCACTTCGCCGGCCACCAGTGGAAGGTGACCTCTGAAGACCTGATCTTAATTGAAAACAAGTTAGACGTTGCGTGTGGAGAGAGGATCCGGCTGGAGAAG GTCCTGCTGGTTGGGGCCGACGACTTCACGCTGCTCGGCAGACCCCTCCTCGG AAAGGATCTTGTTCAAGTAGAAGCCACAGTCATTGAAAAGACAGAATCGTGGCCAAAAATCAACATGAgattcaagaaaaggaaaaactacaaaaggaaaagaa TTATCGTGAGCCCTCAGACCGTCCTCCGGATAAACACCATCAGGATTGCTCCACGTCTGTGCTGA
- the MRPL21 gene encoding large ribosomal subunit protein bL21m isoform X2, which produces MSKPQAHQDGRGEETPAQETKNWEQPLMTSLWSASRRFSSQSASFPQGYVPKTSLSSPPWPEVVGPDPVAEARHHAEVVEKVNELIAQGRYGRLFAVVHFAGHQWKVTSEDLILIENKLDVACGERIRLEKVLLVGADDFTLLGRPLLGKDLVQVEATVIEKTESWPKINMRFKKRKNYKRKRIIVSPQTVLRINTIRIAPRLC; this is translated from the exons ATGTCTAAACCACAAGCGCACCAAGATGGCAGAGGGGAAGAGACACCAGCCCAGGAGACCAAGAATTGGGAACAACCGCTAATGA CTTCCCTGTGGTCTGCTTCTCGAAGGTTCAGTTCGCAGAGCGCTTCATTTCCACAAGG atacGTTCCTAAAACGTCACTGAGTTCACCGCCTTGGCCAGAAGTCGTTGGGCCAGACCCCGTCGCGGAGGCCAGACACCATGCAG AGGTCGTGGAGAAGGTGAACGAGCTGATCGCCCAGGGCCGGTACGGCAGGCTCTTCGCAGTGGTGCACTTCGCCGGCCACCAGTGGAAGGTGACCTCTGAAGACCTGATCTTAATTGAAAACAAGTTAGACGTTGCGTGTGGAGAGAGGATCCGGCTGGAGAAG GTCCTGCTGGTTGGGGCCGACGACTTCACGCTGCTCGGCAGACCCCTCCTCGG AAAGGATCTTGTTCAAGTAGAAGCCACAGTCATTGAAAAGACAGAATCGTGGCCAAAAATCAACATGAgattcaagaaaaggaaaaactacaaaaggaaaagaa TTATCGTGAGCCCTCAGACCGTCCTCCGGATAAACACCATCAGGATTGCTCCACGTCTGTGCTGA